In a genomic window of Brettanomyces nanus chromosome 1, complete sequence:
- a CDS encoding uncharacterized protein (EggNog:ENOG41), whose translation MGTTESRSKKPTHDLFAESSNVDETFRLARKLASEEPEYADSLSEEEEDGVATAPTTAVTNEQDVKKEGQGIYDSSGNAEFKGSDTDYETDATFGNIKEPTSPVVGESKNTDSEINDDSLTTEDKILLSFEEDSESKTRGISRESSTNGSTSGSGNESAVKLKGHRLYSLEKKEERKPRGRPSACIFVASLSSGLSDDVLCQSVTSHFAQWGKITLVKVLRDPANRPYAFVQYDTEKEAKTAISEGQHSILNGRTVRCERARVNRTLYLQMNDKGVSAKRLCKFLEAFGEVERMVAVDQNFEALPSQKGPSKNWFAKFVFRQDAISAFANLKTKAAWCIEWAQNLEDEYDDIPDVTIDRFSIFVGHLDPRISRQEVVERFETHGMIKEAILVNRPLNNFAFIKFKEKESAASAVEAENHALFKYQTIHVQYRELYNNYRKKYAGLSSHRLNLAPPPINFRKKYSFGSTDSRPGLRKRSIYPYRDDMARGLGMGSRLAHNALPVGAISQQKSNFRSISGGGLAPNCIVDSPGEIQSYAMSAGGARNSIDDKGRLKRFSFTKVGNSSNASTKIAGLSINPFLPVDEDSSKANGSNAGSPLAANREIYQDSDTIRSNATTCSGSATKSGYTYSTVDGRESMNSELLEEMSQQQYPQPGPYNMPYYYILPTKDMGYMGGQFPTMMPPLKNPPETEEASKGGIRAVSSMASVPRTANSSTSPGYYIPYAGFSQSPGVAPPPMYPYYLYYNNCAPGSSLESNIAVPGDPRVVLHQQQDPQHENQHQQKQQKQKLEGM comes from the coding sequence ATGGGCACTACAGAATCTCGGTCGAAGAAACCCACACATGATCTTTTTGCTGAATCATCCAACGTGGATGAAACTTTTAGGTTGGCCAGGAAATTGGCAAGTGAGGAGCCAGAGTACGCTGATTCTCtctcagaagaagaagaagatgggGTAGCTACTGCTCCTACTACTGCCGTGACAAATGAGCAAGATGTCAAGAAAGAAGGGCAGGGAATATATGACAGTAGCGGTAACGCAGAATTCAAAGGAAGCGATACCGATTACGAGACTGATGCCACTTTCGGCAACATCAAAGAACCCACTAGTCCAGTTGTTGGAGAATCCAAAAATACTGATAGCGAAATAAATGACGATTCACTAACAACGGAGGAcaaaatccttctttcatttgaagaagattccGAAAGCAAAACAAGGGGTATTAGTAGAGAGAGTAGTACCAATGGTAGTACCAGCGGCAGTGGCAATGAGAGCGCAGTAAAGCTAAAAGGTCATAGACTCTACTCTctagagaaaaaagaagaaagaaagccaCGTGGTCGTCCCTCGGCGTGTATATTTGTCGCTAGTTTATCTTCTGGCCTTTCGGATGATGTTCTATGTCAATCAGTTACTAGTCATTTCGCCCAGTGGGGTAAAATTACTCTTGTCAAGGTTTTAAGAGACCCAGCAAATAGACCCTATGCTTTTGTTCAGTATGACACCGAAAAAGAGGCCAAAACAGCCATTTCTGAGGGTCAGCATTCCATATTGAATGGAAGAACTGTTCGCTGCGAGAGAGCCAGAGTTAATCGAACCctttatcttcaaatgaaTGATAAAGGTGTGTCCGCCAAAAGACTCTGCAAATTCTTGGAAGCATTTGGAGAGGTGGAAAGAATGGTAGCGGTTGATCAAAACTTTGAGGCACTTCCATCTCAAAAGGGTCCTTCCAAGAACTGGTTCGCAAAATTTGTGTTCCGCCAGGATGCCATTAGTGCCTTTGCCAATCTGAAAACAAAAGCAGCCTGGTGTATCGAATGGGCACAGAACTTAGAAGACGAATACGACGACATTCCAGATGTCACCATCGATAGGTTCTCAATCTTTGTTGGTCATCTTGATCCAAGAATCAGCAGACAGGAAGTGGttgaaagatttgaaaCGCATGGAATGATTAAAGAAGCTATTCTAGTGAACAGGCCGCTAAACAACTTCGCCTTTatcaagttcaaagaaaaggaatCTGCTGCCTCGGCCGTAGAAGCAGAAAATCATGCCCTGTTCAAATACCAAACAATTCATGTTCAGTATAGGGAGCTGTACAACAACTATAGGAAAAAATATGCGGGGCTCTCCTCCCATCGGTTGAATTTGGCACCTCCTCCTATCAATTTCAGGAAAAAGTACTCGTTTGGGTCTACCGATAGCAGACCAGGCttaaggaaaagaagcatttaTCCTTACAGAGATGATATGGCAAGAGGACTTGGGATGGGAAGTCGGCTCGCTCATAATGCATTACCAGTAGGGGCCATTTCGCAGCAGAAATCAAACTTCAGGAGCATTTCGGGGGGTGGACTGGCCCCCAACTGCATCGTTGATTCTCCCGGTGAAATCCAATCATATGCTATGTCGGCGGGGGGTGCTAGAAATAGCATAGATGACAAGGGAAGGTTGAAGCGTTTCAGTTTCACAAAAGTTGGTAACTCCTCTAATGCATCAACAAAGATTGCAGGGCTCTCTATAAATCCTTTCCTGCCTGTCGATGAGGATTCTTCTAAAGCAAATGGGAGCAATGCGGGATCACCTCTTGCCGCTAATAGGGAGATCTATCAAGACAGCGACACCATCAGGAGTAATGCGACAACGTGTTCAGGAAGTGCCACGAAGTCTGGTTATACGTACAGCACAGTTGATGGCAGAGAAAGTATGAACTCTGAAttgcttgaagaaatgagtCAGCAGCAATATCCCCAACCGGGACCATATAACATGCCTTATTATTACATACTGCCAACAAAGGATATGGGATATATGGGAGGTCAATTTCCGACAATGATGCCGCCACTCAAAAATCCTCCGGAAACAGAGGAAGCCTCAAAGGGGGGCATTAGAGCAGTTTCATCAATGGCATCGGTGCCTCGAACGGCAAATTCGTCAACATCTCCAGGATATTACATCCCCTATGCAGGATTTTCTCAATCACCTGGGGTAGCACCACCTCCAATGTATCCATATTATCTCTATTATAACAACTGCGCACCTGGAAGCTCATTGGAGAGTAATATAGCAGTGCCGGGCGATCCAAGGGTGGTGCTGCATCAACAGCAGGATCCACAACATGAAAATCAGCATCAGCAAaaacagcagaagcagaagcttGAAGGCATGTAA
- a CDS encoding uncharacterized protein (EggNog:ENOG41), with protein MASTLDKADSKRSLMAGTEVSKFLDLVLTSSGSGLDTKSDRLVQARKRSMPRFRDRFNHASTMSLALNKTPELRALQFDSFVSLSDILTSHKTGIPLTGINHDSDDEKENDENRDAIEDGSSRLLLDKVTHFVPLRMFHLKNSDGGEEDPSLNVGRELILAVDNLPRSLVASVSVVESLLVYVITEVGLGYKVSIKDKPENRIQIVPEFRWSFLDNEYVAESKMVFIEFEDILALYLFKMILESLGGQFESVVLSVKKEIVPALKKLKESISIEIDSEDTSSETKQNIARLIKCSDIRYKLRGEREMVNEKEYVSQYRVDPSDLSDVPSYMVDSVRQNVIDFRLQVIQLEKKEREKRQLEDKRKTKLKLRQLFNELNNQSAKDQGDKMEVDELENNLEDEDNENENDDDLDDEEYEKKVQAEKKQRLEREYNKELQLSQKKEAKRKQLYERFINEVEHHVYMSKVIPKSREKFLKSFVSNVHDSDNTIDRNHEYYTRHNNYLKYRSKPKEKEEEEDDKDRKEENNDRATSSEANKFIASFETTREKPVKISFKKGRKKVELAGLTTGQLEKVRIKAEGLVEKYIGIKEDSLIHFMVQFMEKNFGKGKGSVEYSDFVHELEETLDEEASTVAEILYDYVDSL; from the coding sequence ATGGCTTCAACTCTAGACAAGGCCGATTCTAAAAGAAGTCTGATGGCTGGAACTGAAGTTTCTAAATTTCTGGATTTGGTTCTAACATCTTCTGGTTCAGGATTAGATACCAAAAGTGATAGGTTAGTACAGGCTAGGAAGAGGTCTATGCCCAGATTCAGAGATCGTTTCAATCATGCCTCAACCATGTCATTAGCATTAAATAAAACCCCTGAGCTTCGTGCACTTCAATTTGATAGCTTTGTTAGTTTGAGCGATATTTTGACTTCTCATAAGACCGGAATTCCTCTTACGGGTATAAATCATgattctgatgatgagaaggagaatgaTGAAAACCGTGATGCGATTGAGGATGGATCTTCAAGGCTACTACTAGATAAGGTAACCCATTTTGTTCCTTTGAGAATgtttcatttgaagaattctgATGGAGGTGAAGAGGATCCATCATTGAATGTTGGCAGAGAGTTAATTTTGGCCGTTGATAATCTTCCCCGTTCTTTGGTTGCCTCTGTTTCTGTCGTTGAGAGTTTATTGGTCTATGTTATTACAGAAGTGGGGTTGGGGTATAAGGTGAGTATAAAGGACAAGCCAGAAAATCGAATCCAAATAGTACCAGAATTCAGATGGAGTTTTTTGGATAATGAGTATGTAGCGGAGTCAAAGATGGTGTTTATTGAGTTTGAGGACATACTAGCACTTTATTTGTTCAAGATGATACTTGAAAGTTTGGGTGGACAATTTGAATCCGTTGTATTGAGTGtcaagaaagagatagTGCCtgcattgaagaagttgaaagagagcATTAGCATTGAAATTGATTCAGAAGATACCAGCTCAGAAACGAAGCAAAATATTGCACGGTTAATAAAGTGCTCTGATATCCGGTATAAGCTACGCGGAGAACGGGAGATGGTGAATGAAAAGGAATACGTTAGCCAATACAGAGTGGATCCATCGGATCTTTCAGATGTTCCTTCCTACATGGTCGACAGTGTTCGACAAAACGTGATCGACTTCCGGTTACAGGTGATCcagttggaaaagaaagaaagagagaaaagacaACTGGaagataaaagaaaaacaaagcTGAAGTTGAGACAGTTGTTTAATGAGTTGAATAATCAATCAGCGAAGGATCAGGGTGATAAAATGGAGGTTGACGAACTGGAGAAcaatttggaagatgaagataatgaaaatgaaaatgatgacgatttagatgatgaagaatatgagaaAAAGGTGCAagctgaaaagaagcagagacTAGAACGTGAATATAACAAGGAGTTGCAGCTGTCACAGAAAAAGGAGGCTAAAAGAAAGCAATTGTATGAGAGGTTTATCAATGAGGTTGAACATCATGTCTATATGAGCAAGGTTATTCCAAAATCAAGGGAGAAGTTTTTAAAAAGCTTTGTAAGCAATGTTCACGATTCTGATAACACAATTGATAGAAATCATGAATATTATACCAGGCACAACAACTATTTGAAATATAGAAGCAAACccaaggagaaggaagaagaagaagacgataaAGAccggaaagaagaaaataatgaTAGGGCTACCAGTAGTGAAGCTAATAAGTTCATCGCTAGCTTTGAAACCACTCGGGAAAAACCTGTCAAGATTTCTttcaagaaaggaagaaaaaaagttgaaCTTGCAGGATTGACTACGGGGCAGCTTGAGAAAGTCAGAATCAAGGCTGAAGGTTTAGTGGAAAAATACATTGGTATCAAAGAGGACTCCTTAATTCATTTCATGGTGCAAtttatggagaagaatTTCGGAAAAGGGAAAGGTTCTGTCGAATACAGTGACTTTGTCCATGAACTTGAGGAGACTTTAGATGAGGAAGCATCGACAGTGGCGGAGATATTATATGATTATGTAGATTCACTTTAG